Below is a genomic region from Pectobacterium polaris.
AGCCATGAAAATAAGTATGTGAATCTGTTCACATACCTTGATGATGTGAGCACGCTAAAACGACACTTTGGGGATGGAAGATGATGAAGAAACAGGTCATGGCGCTCTCTATCGCGACGGCGCTGCTGGCTGGGCCAGCAGCGTGGCAGGCCGCTGCGGCGGCGCAGGCTAAGCCGAATGTGATCATCCTGTTTACCGATGATATGGGGTGGGCCGATATGTCGGTACAGGGCGCGAAAACGCCAACACCTCATCTGGATAAGCTGGCGGCAACAGGGCAGCGCTGGACCAATTTTTATGTCTCTTCGGCGATTTCTTCTCCCAGCCGTGGCGGATTGATGACGGGCCGCGTCGAAACCAAAACCGGGCTATACGGCACGAAAATTCCCGGCGTGTTTATGGATGAAGATCCTGATGGTTTCCCTGACGATGAAGTCAGCATGGCGGAATCACTCCAGCACAACGGATATCGCACCATCATGTACGGCAAATGGCACTTAGGGACGCAGTCGAATGCGTTTCCGACGCGCCACGGTTTTGATGAGTGGTACGGGATCCCGACCAGTAACGATCGCTTCAGTACCGTTGTCGATCAGGTGGAGATGAATCGGCTGGCAAGCACCGATCCGAAAAGGCGTGAACTGCTGAGTAAAATGGAAGCGATCAACCGCGCACCGCAGCAGGAATACTGGAATGTGCCGCTTTATCACTCCTACAAAGACAAAGGAAAACTGGTCGATTACGCCGTGCCGCAGGGCTTCCAGCAGGCCAGTTTTACCAAGGATGTGACGAACAAGGCGGTGCAGTACATTGCCGACAATAAAGATCAGCCGTTCTTTATGTATATGGCTTACCCGCAGACCCACGTACCGCTGTTTACCTCGCCGGAATTTAAAGGCAAAGGACATAACCCTTACGGCGATGTGATGCTGGAGATCGACTGGTCGGTGGGGCAGATCTATCAGGCGCTGGAAGCGAACAAGCTGGCGGAAAACACCATCGTGATTTTTACCTCCGACAATGGCCCGTGGTTGCAGTATGACAAAGACGGTTTAGCCGGTTCGGCGCTGCCGCTGCGTTCGGGTAAAAGCACCGTATTTGAAGGCGGGCAGCGCGTGCCGTTTATCGTGAACTGGAAATCCCATATCGCGCCGAAAGTGGTAGATGATATCGGCAGTACGCTGGATCTTCTGCCGACGCTGATGAAGATCACCGGTAGCCCGCATGCCCAGCGCGATCTGGACGGCGTAGATCTCAGTGCCGCCTTCCTGAACGGAAAGCCGAGCGCGCGCACCTTCATGCCGTATTTCTATTGGGGCAAGATGGATGCCTACCGTGACGGCGACTACAAGGTGGTCTTCCGTGACAAGAAAGCGGGTATCCCGGTCGATCTGGAGAAACCGCTCATGTTCAACTTGCGCGATGACGTCTCTGAACAGCACGATCTGTCGGCGAAAGAGCCGGATCGCTATCGGGCGCTAATTGAGAAAGCACAGGCGTATGAACAGTCGCTGGGTGAGAAGAAACCGCCGCTGTTCGATCTGTAATCGCAAACGGTCCGCCGACAGGGAAGTTGGCGGCGATTTTCTCAGGAAAGAGAACCTCTCTCAGTAAAGAGAACATCGTCTAGCCGGTAAGTTACGTTGAGGTGCCAATGAGTCAGTCTATTGCCAATTTTCAGTTGATGGCCAAGCCTTCAGGGTCCGTGTGCAATATCGATTGCTCATACTGTTTTTATCTGGAGAAGGAACATCTTTATCCCGAGCGTAAAAGCCGCTGGAAGATGGATGGCGATACGCTGGAAAACTATGTGCGAAAGAACATCAGTAGCCAGCAGGCACCCGTCGTTGATTTCCCGTGGCAGGGTGGCGAACCGACGCTGCTGGGCATCGATTTCTTCCGCGAAGCGGTGCGGTTGCAAAACCAATACCGTGGCACAAAGCAGATCAATAATTTCTTTCAGACCAACGGCACCAATATTGATGACGACTGGGCGCGTTTTTTGAAAGAGAACCAGTTTCTGGTGGGATTGTCGATCGACGGTGACCGTATCAGCAATGATGCGCATCGCCTCACGCGAGCAGGGAAAAGCACCTTTGATGACGTGATGAAGGGGCTGGAAGCGCTGAAGCGTCATCGGGTCGAGTTTAATACCCTGACGGTGGTGAATGCGGAAAACGTGAAACGCCCGCTGGATGTGTACCAGTTTCTTAAACGCATCGGCAGCCGCTATATGCAGTTCATTCCGCTGGTGGAACGCCGCGCTGCTCAGCCAGATGACAACGGACTGGTGCTGATTCAGCCTGATTTTTCGGGCCAGTGCAGCGTGACGGAGTGGTCAGTGCCTGCCAAAGCGTATGGTCGTTTCCTGAATACGATTTTTGACCATTGGGTTCAGCACGATCTGGGCAATGTGTTTGTCATGAACTTCGAACAAACGCTGACCAAAATGACCGAGCAGCTTAGCGCCTGCGTCATCAACGAAACCTGCGGCGGCAACCTGATTGTTGAAGCGAACGGCGACGTGTATTCCTGCGATCATTTCGTTTATCCCGAAAATAAGCTCGGCAATATTAATCAGGACGATCTGGCGTCGCTGGTGAATTCGCCGCAAAACCTCGCCTTTGGCGAAAATAAGCGAAAAAACATCAGCAAAGATTGCCTGAACTGTGAAGTGAAAGCGGTTTGTCATGGCGGCTGCCCGAAGCATCGGTTTGAAATTTCCAGCGATGGGCGACCGAATAAAAACTATTTCTGCGATGGCTTTAAAACGCACCTATTCCATGTGTTACCACGCATGAATGCCTTGCTCTCTCAATTGGGACGCCAGGAATCGATGAAGAAAATAAGAAGGAATATGAAAGCCGAGTTTTATTAACCGATGCCGAATACTCTTCGAGCGCTCTGGGAAGGGATGGCATAAAAGGAAAAATAATGAAAAGAAACAGACTTATGGCCGCGATTACACTGGCCTGTATGCAAGCGGCTGGGGGACAGGCTGCCGCGGCGACTTCTCCTGCAACGACGGTGCCGTCGGCTGATGGAAAGCAGCCAAACGTGGTTTATATCATTCTTGACGATCAGCGTTACGACGCGTTTGGCTTCCTGAACTCGGCTATTCACACGCCGAATATGGACAGCATCGCCAAAGAAGGGACGTATTTTAAGAATGCGTTCGTGACCACCTCGCTGTGCTCGCCCAGCCGTGCCAGCATCCTGACGGGGATGTACGTGCATAATCATGGGGTATCGGATAACAATCCGTCCGATCTCTCTCATCTGAACTATTTCCCGGAACTGCTGCGCGACAACGGCTATCAGACCGGTTTCTTTGGCAAGTGGCACTTCGGCGGCGCGGATAAAACGGCTACGAAAGGCTTCGCCGGCTTCGATCGCTGGGTAGGGCTGCTGGGGCAAGGTAGCTATTATCCGATTGATAACTATGGCAAGCCGACCTTGCTCAATATTGATGGCAAGATGGTGCCGCAAAAAGGCTACATCACCGATGAGCTGACGGACTACGCCGTAGACTGGCTGAACACGCTCGATAAGAAAAAGCCGTTCATGATGTATCTATCGCATAAAGGCGTGCACTCTGACTTCCTGCCCGCCAAACGCCACCGTGGCAGCATGAAAGAGGTGACGTTCCCTGTGCCGGATACCTATGCCGATACGCCGGAAAACTATGCCGGCAAGCCGATGTGGGTGAAGAATCAGCGTAACAGCTGGCACGGCGTGGATTATCCCTACAACACGGATATGGATCTTCAGCAGTATCAGCGCGACTACTATGAAACGCTGCGCTCAGTGGATGACAGCGTAGGGCGCGTGCGCGACTGGCTGCAAAAACAGGGGCTGGATAAGAACACCATTATCATGGTGATGGGGGATAACGGCTTTATGTTCGGCGAACATGGGCTGATCGATAAGCGTAACGCCTATGAAGAGTCGATCCGCGTGCCGTTGATTGCTTCCGGGCCGGGCTTCGCCAAAGACAAAGTGGTGGACGACATCGTCAGAAACATCGACGTGGCGCCAACCATTCTGGAAGCCGCCGGCGTTGCCGCACCGAAGCATTACGACGGGCAGAGCTTCTGGCGTCTGGGGCTGGATGGCTATACCGTGCCGAAACGCAAAGACTATTTCGTCTATGAATACTTCTGGGAATACAGCTTCCCGCAGACGCCAACCACGTTTGCGATCCGCACGCCGGAGTACAAATACATCCAATATTACGGCGTGTGGGATAAAGAAGAGCTTTACGACATGCAGAACGATCGGGAAGAGAAGCATAACCTGATCGATTCGACCGATGAGAAGATCGTGAATGTCAAAATTGCGCTGCGCAAAAAGCTGTATGAAGAGCTGAGTAATCGACAGGGGAAAAATGTGATCCCGTATAACCAGCGTACAGGGCAAGGACAGGTCTATCGCTATGAAGGCACCGGTGAGCAGCTTGCGCCGTTCCCACGCGAATGGCTGAAAGGGTACAACCACGAGGAGATTCTCGCTGGGTTTATCCCCGATCAGGTCGGTAAAGAAGCGAAGGTGAAAGCCTCAAACGACGCGGTGAAAAAGAGTGAGCCGCTGCTGAAAGAGCTGATGGATAAATAATCCAGCGTAATAAATCAGACGGCGTTGTGTGAATACGCCGTCTGATTTTCTCTATCATCTTATGTGCTATAGGGTTACAGCGATTTTCCGTTGCTGCTAATCACATCCTGATACCAGTAGAAGCTGTCTTTGCGCCGACGCTCCAGCGTGCCTTTGCCCTCATCATCGCGATCCACATGAATAAAGCCGTAGCGTTTTGACATCTGCGCCGTCCCCGCGCTGACCAGATCGATCGGCCCCCAACTGGTGTAGCCCAGCAGTTCGACGCCATCGTCGATGGCTTCACGTACTTGAATCAGATGGCGACGCAGGTAATCAATGCGGTAGCTGTCGTGAATGCTACCGTCCTCTTCCACCACGTCGCGTGCGCCCAGCCCGTTTTCCACGATGAACAGCGGCTTCTGATAGCGGTCATACAGCTCGTTTAGCAGGAAGCGCAGGCCTTCTGGGTCAATCTGCCAGCCCCATTCGGAGGCCTCAAGGTGCGGGTTAGGAATCAGACGGATGATATTGCCGCGTGACGATTGATATTTTTCTGGTTCGAAGGTCGCGCAGCCGCTCATGTAATAGCTGAAGGAGACAAAATCTACGGTGTGGCTCAGGTCGTCTTTATCCTGCGCGGTAATGGTGAGTTCGACGCCATTTTCCCGGAAATAGCGCTGGATCCAGGCCGGATAGGTGCCGCGTACCTGCACATCGCCGAAGAACAGCCATTCACGGTTCTTGCTCTGCGCTTCCAGCACATCTTTCGGATGGCAGGTCATAGGGTAGCGTACCGCGCCCAATAGCATGTTGCCAATTTTGGCATCCGGGATAATGTCGTGACAGGCTTTTACCGCGCGTGCGCTGGCAACTAACTGGTGGTGGATGGCCTGATAAATTTCTTGCTTCGAGGGTTCGCCGCCCAGCCCGATGCCCGTAAAGGGCGAGTGCAGCGCCATGTTGATTTCATTGAAAGTCAGCCAGTGCTTCACCTTATCTTTATAGCGGCTGAAAACGGTACGGGCATACTTCTCAAAATGGTCGATGACGGCACGACTGCCCCAGCCTCCCAGTTTTTTCACCAGCCCGTAAGGCATTTCATAATGCGACAGCGTAATCAGCGGCTGAATCTGATGCTTTGCCATTTCATCAAACAGACGATCGTAGAAGGCCAGACCGGCTTCGCAGGGCTCGGCTTCATCGCCTTCGGGGTAAATGCGCGTCCAGGCAATCGAGGTGCGCAACACCTTAAAACCCATTTCGGCGAACAGCTGAATATCCTGCGGGTATTGATGATAAAAATCGATGGCCCGATCTTTGATGCAGTTAATGCTCTCATCGCGTTCCGTCACCGGACCATGTACGCCCTGTAGCTGAAGATCGGAGGTGGATACGCCTTTACCGTCTTCATTCCATGCCCCTTCAACCTGGTTTGCTGCAACTGAACCGCCCCATAAAAATCCGTCGGGGAATGCTTTCATGGTATTTCTCCTTATCGTTTTCTACATCATTACGCTGTGCCGGGCTGTGGCTCCGCGCTGGGAACCGCTGGATGACAGGCAAAAAAAAACTTGGGCAGAAGAGAGTAGTGCTACTCACCTCTGCCCAAGTCTCGCCCGCCATTGGCGGTAACGTCTTGTTAGAACACTATACAATCCTGAATCTCTGCGGCAATGCCCCCGTCTGGTTATGTGACTCCGGTCACGACATCTCTGCTGGCGTGATTCGGTGTTGCCAGACGTTAGGCGTTTTACCCCCTAACGCCGTGGCTTCATGACGTTACTTCGCTTGCAGCGCCTTGACGACGGCTTCGCCCAGCGCTTGAGCGGATGCTGGGTTTTGACCGGTGATCAGCCGCCCGTCAACGACGACTTTATTTTCAAAGATCGGTGCTTCTTCGAATGTTGCGCCATCCTTTTTCAGCGCCGCTTCAAGTTCAAACGGAACGATCTTGTCGTAATTACGGGACGCTTCTTCTTCCGCAGTAAAGCCG
It encodes:
- a CDS encoding sulfatase-like hydrolase/transferase encodes the protein MMKKQVMALSIATALLAGPAAWQAAAAAQAKPNVIILFTDDMGWADMSVQGAKTPTPHLDKLAATGQRWTNFYVSSAISSPSRGGLMTGRVETKTGLYGTKIPGVFMDEDPDGFPDDEVSMAESLQHNGYRTIMYGKWHLGTQSNAFPTRHGFDEWYGIPTSNDRFSTVVDQVEMNRLASTDPKRRELLSKMEAINRAPQQEYWNVPLYHSYKDKGKLVDYAVPQGFQQASFTKDVTNKAVQYIADNKDQPFFMYMAYPQTHVPLFTSPEFKGKGHNPYGDVMLEIDWSVGQIYQALEANKLAENTIVIFTSDNGPWLQYDKDGLAGSALPLRSGKSTVFEGGQRVPFIVNWKSHIAPKVVDDIGSTLDLLPTLMKITGSPHAQRDLDGVDLSAAFLNGKPSARTFMPYFYWGKMDAYRDGDYKVVFRDKKAGIPVDLEKPLMFNLRDDVSEQHDLSAKEPDRYRALIEKAQAYEQSLGEKKPPLFDL
- a CDS encoding anaerobic sulfatase maturase, which encodes MSQSIANFQLMAKPSGSVCNIDCSYCFYLEKEHLYPERKSRWKMDGDTLENYVRKNISSQQAPVVDFPWQGGEPTLLGIDFFREAVRLQNQYRGTKQINNFFQTNGTNIDDDWARFLKENQFLVGLSIDGDRISNDAHRLTRAGKSTFDDVMKGLEALKRHRVEFNTLTVVNAENVKRPLDVYQFLKRIGSRYMQFIPLVERRAAQPDDNGLVLIQPDFSGQCSVTEWSVPAKAYGRFLNTIFDHWVQHDLGNVFVMNFEQTLTKMTEQLSACVINETCGGNLIVEANGDVYSCDHFVYPENKLGNINQDDLASLVNSPQNLAFGENKRKNISKDCLNCEVKAVCHGGCPKHRFEISSDGRPNKNYFCDGFKTHLFHVLPRMNALLSQLGRQESMKKIRRNMKAEFY
- a CDS encoding sulfatase family protein, whose amino-acid sequence is MKRNRLMAAITLACMQAAGGQAAAATSPATTVPSADGKQPNVVYIILDDQRYDAFGFLNSAIHTPNMDSIAKEGTYFKNAFVTTSLCSPSRASILTGMYVHNHGVSDNNPSDLSHLNYFPELLRDNGYQTGFFGKWHFGGADKTATKGFAGFDRWVGLLGQGSYYPIDNYGKPTLLNIDGKMVPQKGYITDELTDYAVDWLNTLDKKKPFMMYLSHKGVHSDFLPAKRHRGSMKEVTFPVPDTYADTPENYAGKPMWVKNQRNSWHGVDYPYNTDMDLQQYQRDYYETLRSVDDSVGRVRDWLQKQGLDKNTIIMVMGDNGFMFGEHGLIDKRNAYEESIRVPLIASGPGFAKDKVVDDIVRNIDVAPTILEAAGVAAPKHYDGQSFWRLGLDGYTVPKRKDYFVYEYFWEYSFPQTPTTFAIRTPEYKYIQYYGVWDKEELYDMQNDREEKHNLIDSTDEKIVNVKIALRKKLYEELSNRQGKNVIPYNQRTGQGQVYRYEGTGEQLAPFPREWLKGYNHEEILAGFIPDQVGKEAKVKASNDAVKKSEPLLKELMDK
- a CDS encoding glycoside hydrolase family 1 protein — encoded protein: MKAFPDGFLWGGSVAANQVEGAWNEDGKGVSTSDLQLQGVHGPVTERDESINCIKDRAIDFYHQYPQDIQLFAEMGFKVLRTSIAWTRIYPEGDEAEPCEAGLAFYDRLFDEMAKHQIQPLITLSHYEMPYGLVKKLGGWGSRAVIDHFEKYARTVFSRYKDKVKHWLTFNEINMALHSPFTGIGLGGEPSKQEIYQAIHHQLVASARAVKACHDIIPDAKIGNMLLGAVRYPMTCHPKDVLEAQSKNREWLFFGDVQVRGTYPAWIQRYFRENGVELTITAQDKDDLSHTVDFVSFSYYMSGCATFEPEKYQSSRGNIIRLIPNPHLEASEWGWQIDPEGLRFLLNELYDRYQKPLFIVENGLGARDVVEEDGSIHDSYRIDYLRRHLIQVREAIDDGVELLGYTSWGPIDLVSAGTAQMSKRYGFIHVDRDDEGKGTLERRRKDSFYWYQDVISSNGKSL